The genomic window CTTGATACACCGGTTTGTGAAACCGAAACTAAGAAATTCAACGAACTTGTTCAGGGACTTGGAGACAAAGTTGACGTAACCGTGATTTCAATGGACTTGCCCTTTGCGGAGAAGAGGTTCTGTGAGAGCTTCAGCATAGGGAATGTCACCGTTGCATCTGACTTCAGATACAGGGACATGGAGAAGTACGGAGTCCTCATAGCGGAAGGCGCACTGAAAGGCATTCTTGCAAGGGCTGTGTTCATAGTTGACAAAGAAGGAAAGGTTGCCTACAAACAGCTCGTTCCAGAGATAACCCAGGAACCCAACTACGACGAAGTTCTCAGCAAACTCAAGTCTATGGTCTAACTCTTCGGGGGCGTCCCAGCCCCTGCTTAATTACTTACCCCTATATCTCAATACAGGTTTCCTGTTTGCTTCGGCTTCTTTTATCCTTCTAACAGGTGTTCTGAAGGGAGCTTTGTTTAACCTGTCGGGGTTTTCTTTTGCTTCCTTGACGATACTCTTTAAAGCTTCGGCGAATTCCCTGAGAGTGTCAGGGTCCTCCGTCTCGGTAGGCTCTATCATGAGCGCTTCCCTCACAACGAGAGGAAAGTAAACGGTTGGAGCATAAAAGCCATAGTCCAGCAACCTCTTTGCCACACCCATGGCGTTGGTGTTGTACTTCAAAAGGTTGGTTGCAGATAGGACAAATTCGTGCATGCAGGGGACGTGAGAGTATGGGTCGTTGAACACCCCTTT from Hydrogenivirga caldilitoris includes these protein-coding regions:
- the tpx gene encoding thiol peroxidase; this encodes MAETVTLKGNTVSLVGPVLNVGDDAPEAVVVTTDLQEKRVGGAKGKVQLIVTVPSLDTPVCETETKKFNELVQGLGDKVDVTVISMDLPFAEKRFCESFSIGNVTVASDFRYRDMEKYGVLIAEGALKGILARAVFIVDKEGKVAYKQLVPEITQEPNYDEVLSKLKSMV